The window CTCTGACCTCAGGcacttttcactttctctttgcAGCTTTTATCCCAGTAATAATTAAGTCATTTTGATTATCTGATGTTTTGTCTACCCGGTCCTTGTGCAAAGTAGGCACTCCATAAATAATATGAGTGAATGATGTTACTtcatctctgagcctccatttcttcatctgcaaaatggggttaTTAGTAGCCCCTACCTCACAGGACTGGTatgaagaattaaatgaaatgatgcttGGACAGCTttcagcccagtgcctggcatgcagtaggtgctcactaaaccTGAGCTGCGATGGTCCTTTCCAGGCGCTGTCCACACCCTGAGGCCTGGGCTCAGGCCGAAGTTGTTCCACGGCAcccccagctgacagccagcaactAGCAGAGCCCCCAAGCACGGGGGCCCTCTCTCTCCCAGGTCAGCCGGGTGTGTGCACTGGAGGGAGCTGCGGGGGGGTATGTGGAGGAGACCGGccggtgggcaggtgggcagtgaTTGGGCTGTGGCCACCAGACCATTCAGATCTCCTATTGCCTGTCTTGTTGCCCACAGATATCTCCAGTGTGACAGCCCAGGCGGCAGAGCCGAGGGTGAGTGGCTGGGGTTCCCCTGGAACCCTGGGAATGGGGACAAGAAGGAGGGAGGCCTTGCGCTTGATAGGACTTCCTGGCCCTCCGGCAGGGGCCTGGCCCTCTTCTTCAGTTGGATCTGGAGTGGTTGCCCTGCCCTGCTCTTCTTCCCTATCAGAGGCAGGTATCCTGAGCACATAGCCCGGATCTAGAAGGGGGTGAGCTGTTACTAAGAGGAACTGGGGCTTGTGAGGGGTTCATGGTGCATGTGGTGGTTTGGGAAAAGCTGGGGGTCAACAAGCAGATTGACTTGGGGAGGGGACTTAAGAGAGGATGCAGAGGTTCGCTGGGGATATGGGAGCTGATAGGACTGGAGTATTCAGTGAGGGACCCCCTGCCTGTCCTGCCCGGTAGGTCCTGGTCCCGGCTTCTCGCACCCTCATGTCAGCCCCGGCCCCGCCTGGTGGCCCTCGGAGGACAAGGTCAGGATGCGTGTGAAGCCCCAGGGCCTGGTGGTGACTTCCAGTGCCGTGTGCAGCTCTCCTGACTACCTCCGGGAGCCCAAGTACTACCCCAGcggcccccctaccccccgccccttGCTTCCCACCCGGCCTCCCGCCAGCCCACCTGACAAGGCCTTCGCCCACACCTTCTCCGAgaacccacacccacccccccgcCGGGACCCTAGCACCCGGCGCCCACCAGTCCTTGCCAAGGGGGACAACCTGCTGCCCCCTCGGGCAGCCCGTCCAGTCTCACAGGCCCACTGCCCCACACCTGCTGGAGACGGCAGCAGCTCCCAACGTCACTGGGACAACGGGCGGGTGAACCTGCGTCCAGTGGTGCAGCTGATTGACATCATGAAGGACCTGACCCGGCTCTCCCAGGACCTGCAGCACAGCGGTGTGCACCTGGACTGCGGTGGGCTCCGGCttagccgcccgcccgccccaccccctggtgaCCTTCAGTACAGCTTCTTCTCCTCCCCCAGTCTGGCCAACAGCATCCGCAGCCCCGAGGAGCGGCCTACCCCCCACGCCAAGCCTGAGCGGCCCAGCCACCCCCTCtatgagcctgagcctgagccgaGAGACAGTCCTCAGCCCAGTCAAGGCCATAGTCCCGGAGCCGCGGCCGCGGCCACTGGCCTGCCCCCGGAACCTGAGCCAGACGGCCCTGATTACTCAGAACTCGCTGATGCCGACATCCTTAATGAGCTGGCCTCCCTTACTTGCCCTGAGGCCCAGCTGCTGGAGGCCCAGGCCCTTGAGCCGCCATCGCCTGAGCCAGAGCCTCAGCTCCTGGACCCCCAGCCCCGCTTCCTGGACCCACAGGCACTAGAACCGCTTGGGGAAGCGTTGGAGCTGCCGCCCTTGCAACCTCTCGCTGATCCTCTGGGGCTGCCAAGCCTGTCTCTGCAGGCCCTGGACACCCTGCCTGACTCCCTGGAGTCACAGCTGCTTGACCCTCAGGGACTTGACCCCCTGCCCAAATTGCTTGACGTCCCCGGCCGTCGTCTGGAGCCCCAGCAGCCCCTAGGGCCCTGCCCACTGGCCGAGCCCTTGCACCTGGACTTATGCTCACCCCATGGTCCCCctggggctgagggactccccaagtACGCCTTGCGGCGCACTGATAGGCCAAAGATTCTGTGTCGCCGGCGGAAAGCTGGTCGGGGGCGCAAGGCAGACGCCGGACCTGAGGGCCGCCTGCTGCCCCTGCCTATGCCCACGGGGATGGCGGCCGCCCTGGCGGAGCCTCCACCACCACCGCCTCCGCCACCTCCTGCCCTGCCGGGCCCAGGCCCAGAGCTGGAGCCGGACTCTTCCCAGAACCCAATGATTCCTGCCCGCAAAACCAAGTGCCGGGGCGTGCGCCGCATGGTGGTGAAGATGGCCAAGATCCCCGTGTCGCTAGGACGGCGGAACAAGACCACCTACAAGGTGTCCTCCCTGAGCAGCAGCCTGAGCGTGGAGGGCAAAGAGCTGGGCCTGCGTGTGTCGGCCGAGCCCACCCCGCTGCTGAAGATGAAGAACAACGGCCGGAACGTGGTGGTGGTCTTCCCCCCCGGCGAGATGCCCATCATCCTCAAACGTAAGCGTGGCCGCCCTCCTAAGAACCTACTGCTGGGTCCCGGCAAGCCCAAGGAGCCAGCCGTGGTGGCGGCTGAGGCCGCCACTGTGGCAGCAGCCACCATGGCCATGCCGGAGGTGAAGAAACGGCGGCGGCGGAAGCAGAAGCTGGCATCTCCCCAGCCGTCCTACGCCGCCGACGCCAACGACAGCAAGGCCGAGTACTCGGACGTCCTGGCCAAGCTGGCCTTCCTGAACCGCCAGAGCCAGTGTGCCGGGCGCTGCTCACCGCCCCGCTGCTGGACACCCAGTGAGCCCGAGTCGGTGCATCAGGCACCCGACACCCAGAGCATCTCCCACTTCCTGCACCGCGTGCAGGGCTTCCGGCGGCGTGGTGGCAAAGCAGGTGGTTTCGGTGGCCGGGGCGGGAGCCACGCGGCCAAGGCAGCCCGATGCTCCTTCAGTGACTTCTTTGAGGGCAtcggcaagaagaagaaggtggtggcagtggcagctgccggggtggggggccccGGCCTCACCGAGTTGGGCCATCCCCGCAAACGGGGCCGTGGGGAGGTGGATGCCCTCACGGGGAAGCCCAAACGCAAGAGGCGGTCCCGGAAGAATGGGACTCTGTTCCCAGAGCAGGTGCCCAGTGGCCCCGGCTTTGGGGAGGCAGGCGCCGAATGGGCCGGGGACAAGGGTGGTGGCTGGGCCCTTCATCATGGGCACCCAGGTGGGCAAGCTGGCCGGAACTGTGGGTTCCAGGGGACTGAGGCCCGGGCCTTTGCCTCCACTGGGCTAGAGAGTGGGACCTCAGGCCGTGGCAGCTACTACAGCACGGGCACGCCTGCGGGCCAGAATGAGCTCAGCCAGGAGCGCCAGAACCTCTTCACTGGCTATTTTCGCTCCCTGCTCGATTCGGATGACTCCTCCGACCTCTTGGACTTTGCCCTTTCAGCCTCACGCCCTGGCCCCGAGTCCCGGAAGACGTCGGGCACCTATGCGGGGCCCCCAACCAGCGCCCTGCCTGCCCAGCGGGGCCTGGCCACATTCCCCAGCCGGGGAGCCAAGGCCAGCCCAGTGGCGGTGGGCAGCAGCGGGCCTGGGGCGGACCCCTCCTTTCAGCCTGTCCTGCCTGCTCGCCAGACCTTCCCACCAGGCCGGGCAGGGAGCTACGGGATAACCCCCGCCACTTCAGATTGCCGGGCAGCGGAGACCTTTCCGAAGCTGGCTCCTCCGCCTTCAGCTGTGGCCCgctcacccaccacccacccgccTGCCAACACCTACACCCCCCAGTACGGTGGCTATGGGGCTGGACAGAGTGTATTCGCCCCAGCAAAGCCCTTTACGGGCCAAGACTGCGCTAACAGCAAGGACTGCAGCTTTGCCTATGGCAGCGGCAACAGCCTGCCCGCCTCGCCCAGCAGTGCCCACAGCGCTGGCTATGCCCCACAGCCTACCGGTGGCCCCTGCCTGCCACCAAGCAAGGCCTCCTTCTTCAACAGCTCTGAGGGGGCTGCCTTCTCCGGTTCAGCCCCCACACCCCTGCGCTGTGACAGCCGGGCCAGCACTGTCTCGCCTGGCGGCTACATGGTGCCCAAGGGCACCacagcctctgctgcctcctcctcctcctcctccttccagcccTCACCCGAGAACTGTCGGCAGTTTGTGGGGGCTTCTCAGTGGCCTTTCCGGCAGGGCTATGGAGGCCTGGACTGGGCCTCGGAGGCCTTCAGTCAGCTCTACAATCCCGGTTTCGACTGCCATGTCAGCGAGCCCAACGTGATCCTGGACATCTCCAACTACACGCCACAGAAGGTGAAGCAGCAGACAGCCATGTCCGAGACCTTCTCCGAGTCGTCCTCCGACAGCACCCAGTTCAATCAGCCGGTCGGAGGCGGCTTTAGGCGTGCCAACAGCGAGGCCTCGAGCAGTGAGGGCCAGTCCAGCCTGTCCAGCCTGGAGAAACTCATGATGGACTGGAACGAGGCCTCATCTGCCCCCGGCTACAACTGGAACCAGAGCGTCCTCTTCCAGAGCAGCTCTAAGCCAGGCCGCGGCCGGCGGAAGAAGGTCGACCTGTTCGAGGCCTCACATCTGGGCTTCCCGTCATCCGCCTCGGCCGCTGCCTCAGGCTACCCGTCCAAACGGAGCACAGGGCCCCGGCAGCCGAGGGGCGGACGGGGCGGTGGGGCCTGCTCAGCAAAGAAGGAGCGGGGTGGCGCAGCAGCCAAAGCCAAGTTCATCCCCAAGCCGCAGCCCGTCAACCCGCTGTTCCAGGACAGCCCCGACCTCGGCCTGGACTACTACAGTGGGGACAGCAGCATGTCACCGCTGCCCTCGCAGTCAAGGGCCTTTGGTGTGGGTGAGCGAGACCCCTGTGACTTCATGGGACCTTACTCCATGAACCCGTCCACGCCGTCTGATGGCACCTTTGGCCAAGGCTTCCACTGCGACTCGCCCAGCCTGGGTGCCCCCGAGCTGGATGGCAAGCATTTCCCACCACTGGCCCACCCGCCCACGGTATTTGATGCTGGCCTGCAGAAGGCGTACTCACCCACCTGCTCACCAACACTGGGCTTCAAGGAAGAGCTGCGGCCGCCACCCACAAAACTGGCTGCCTGTGAGCCCCTCAAGCATGGGCTCCAGGGGGCCAGCCTAGGCCATgcggctgcagcccaggcccaccTGAGCTGCCGGGACCTGCCACTGGGCCAACCCCACTACGACTCCCCCAGCTGCAAGGGCACAGCATATTGGTACCCGCCAGGCTCAGCTGCACGCAGCCCACCCTATGAAGGCAAGGTGGGCACAGGGCTGCTAGCTGACTTCCTGGGCAGGACGGAGGCTGCGTGCCTCAGTGCCCCACACCTGGCtagcccaccagccacacccaagGCCGACAAGGAGCCCCTGGAGATGGGCCGGCCACCTGGTCCACCCCGTGGCCCTGCTGTAGCCGCTGCTGGCTATGGCTGCCCGCTCCTTAGTGACTTGACCCTGTCCCCTGTGCCAAGGGACTCACTGTTGCCCCTGCAGGATACCACCTATAGGTATCCAGGCTTTATGCCACAGGCGCATCccggcctgggtgggggccccAAGAGCGGCTTCCTGGGGCCCATGGCGGAACCTCACCCTGAGGACACATTCACCGTCACCTCCCTGTAGTGCCAACTGAAGTGCCGACTGGACCTCGAGGTTTTGTTCCTGGGTGAGTCTGGGGATGTGGGTGCAGTGGGAAgaggcctgggggttgggggcggagATGGGGACGTTAGAGGTTGGCCGAGGAGAAAAGGTATAGTGATGAGCAGGAAGAATTTAAGGACAAGATTGGGGGCCTGAAAACAAGGAGTTGGGATTCAGTAAGGAGTCTAGGGTTAGATTTGGGGAACAGTCTCATGGAAATGGGTTGCTTGGGCGCAGAACCCAGCATGGGACTTGGATGTTATTGAAATGGCAGGAGAACCATACACTGGACAGTCTCATCTAGTTTGGTTCATCAAGATATTTCCTTCATTCATGCGAGGGCCTTGACAGGCACATTTGAGTCCCAGGAAACAGTCACCACTTGACCTCACGTAAGGGAGGGCATTTGAATTGCTCTGTGAAGGGGAGGCAGGTTGTGTAATTGTCTGCCAGGGCCCATCCAAGGTACCGACCTGACCTGCTCCTTCGTTTACCTACGAGCTGCACTTAGTCTCAGGCGCAGTCTGGCAAGGGCCAGGTTAAAGGTGCAGCCAGGATGTCGGGTCATGCACTCTCTATGGGCTTCATAGAAGGGCCTGGAGTATCCTTTCCTGGTCACCCATGGTCCCCCCAAAGGCTGTTTTTCAAAGTCTTTGGCCTGAGGTAGGCTCACTGTGGTTGGGCATGTGGGGTGGGGatccagaggggaggagggggtacTGGGATCCTGCTGAGCCTGTGTCAGTGGGTCATTCCCCGGCAGGATGTTTCCTGCCTAGAAGCCAGGCCCTTTCCTGAAGCCAAATGCTTTTCCAAGAGTTCAGTTAAATGCTGATAGATATTCAGGTGTCTTTATCAGGCACTGTGACCTCCGTAGTTAGAGTCACAGTTTTATGCTCTCGAGATTTTATGTTTTAGGAAAGGAAAATCAAAGGGGAGAAGGTTGGAGAAATCATTTTCTTGATGAACAGCCTGCTCCAGAAATACAGGCACAACTAGCCCATCAGATCCCACTTTTGAACAAACAGACCCGTCACAGGACTGGCTCAGGTGTGGTGGCGGTGGAGTGGGCTGGGGCCCTGTCTGAGCCCCTCTCTCTTCACCTCTGCTGCCACTGCGGCCTCCTGGGAGCGGCTCTTCCTTGAGAAAGAATAGCAGGGCTCCTGGAAAGCCCCGTCCCTGATCTGGGGAGGCCATTCAAGGCCAGGGTGACTCAGGGTCCTGAAGTCATGTCAGTGGAAACTTATTACACCCTCCCTGCCTGACCTCAGCTCCCTTGGTGCCTGAAGGTGGCAAAGGGCagcatgtgggaggcaggaggcctaGAGAAGGACCGTTCCCCAATTGGCCATCAACTTGCTATATGGCCTTGACCAAGCTTTtatcctcccccgccccgccccactccagcctcggtttccccatctgttcaAGGAAATTGACTTTGATACTCTCTTAGGCCCTTGCAGCTCTGCATGGCATAGACAATGGATCAAACGTATTTGCGGGGGAGGGCAGCTTATTTTTCCTCCTAATGAAGCCAGGCCGAGATTAAAATGGCCTTCCATTCCCCGTGCGTCTTACTGCAAGCAGTAGAGCCACAGATCTGAAGCAGGGCAGGGGGAAGCTGCTTAGGGTTTAAAATGTCAAACTCTTGATCCTTCTCACTGGAGGGGAGATGTCTCATGGATAATCAGAAATGTGAAATAATCCGAAAACCATTCCTCCCAGGCTCTGGGTGGGAAAATAAATAGGTGTGGGGGCTGGGTGTTTGGGCAGGTCACAGCTCAGTGAGATACATAATGGAGCCACCAGCGAGGCCTGAACACAGGAGGAACTGGGACACCATCCAGCCCCACAttctggccctgctccctgctcggAGCTAGGAGTTGACAGCACTGTCCTCAAACCAGTGCATTCAGTTATTCCAAAGACATCTGTCCAGCACGCACTACGTGCCAGGCATGGGGACACCACAGTGAATACCACGAATGAGATCttggtcctggggtgggggtgggggcttccAGCTTAGAGGGAAAGACAGTAAACAGAATGGCGCAAAGTATTTGGGAAATATCACCGTAGGACGGACTGCAAAGAGAAGAAAAGCTAGGAGGCCATGAGAAATGCTGACCAGATCCCGAAGCTGATGCTTCAAGGATGGCGTGGGAAGAGCATtctgggcagaggggacagcagtGGGTAAAGCCCCGAGGCAGGAAGGAGCTCAGCTTTGAGGACAGTAACGCTGAGTGAGGGGGCGAGGCAGCAAAGCCAGCATCACGCGGGGCATCGGAAGGAGTTTGAACTGTCTTCCAAGACAAATAGGGAGCCACCGAGGTGAGCCCTCAGCTGGGACGTGCCAAGGGTCTCGGTGGAGCAGGGCAGGTGGTGAAGGAGGGAGCCCAGGCAGGCACTGCAGACGGCTCTGACCAAGGCCGTGGTAGAGCTGCCTCCCTTTATCTGAGATGGCACCCCAGTCCCTCTCCTGAGACAGCCTTCCAGGGCCAGGCACTGACGAAAATCACTGTGGGGATGAAGGTTTGGGGATACAGGGGAGCGGAACGGTGAGGAGGAAGAGTTAGCAGAGGGAGTGTCCCTGTCAACAGGACGTAAGCAGAGAGGACAGTGACAGGCTCGTTCGCCAACAGACAGCACTCGGTGTCGGGCACGGAGAAGCAGTCCTTCAGCTGAGCCACATCTTGAGTCCCTCCATGCCCATGCCAGTGCCAGGCATGGGAAGACAAAGCAGCCATGACCTCTGTTCTCAGAGTCAGCGTCCACCCCGGGAAGCTAAAACAAGTACACAAAGAAAACACCGGGTGGAAAGGGGCAGGTGCCAAGAGGCAGGGAGCAGCAAAGCTTGTGCTCCAGGAAGGTGGGTGTTGAGGTCAGAAGTCATCCCTCTGCCCCTTTGGTGAGAAAAGGGACACATTTTGTGCTGGGCTCTTGGTGCAGCACGACTTGACTGGCCTTTCTCAGCTGCCTGGGAGGCGAGTCCCCACCCTCAGTCAGGGAGTTGAGGAAAAAAGGTGCAGCGATGAACTTTGCCCAGAGGACCCATAGTtagtaagtggtggagccagcATTTGAACCCAGTTCTGgcatcacccccaccccttctccccccgccACACTGCTCCCCCTCCGCCCCACACCCCTGACTCCCCACCCACAAAATGACAGATTGGTCGGATGTTCCCTGCAACTGTTCCTGGGCCTGACATTTTAAATGGATGTTGAGGTTCTGCAGAAGAAGCTGCATTTCAGCTCGACCTTGAAGAGTAGGCAAGATTTGGACACTGGAGAATGGGGGaggggcattccaggcagagggaactgtGGGCCAGGGCAGGTCACATCCCAATGGGAACTAAAAGAGGAGAGCTCAGAGGAGCCAGAGTAGAGAATGTGGGACCAGACTGGTCTGGGAGCTGAGCTAATGGGACAGAATAAAAGGGGTGGGGGTCGCGGGCACCTGGGCCCTTACAGACCTCTTCTCTAGTCCCTTAGAAAAGCAAAGCCAGACAGACTGGCTCCTTGTTGGGCCCTACCatgccctgggaggagggggggagggtaggaAGGGCCCTCCAAGGTGTTCAGGAATCTCGagtccccctctcctccctgctccctctcagGCCTGGATCTGAGTCCAAGAGAAATGTCACAGGTCTTCCAAGGTTACACCAGCTGGGGCCTGACCAGAGCAGGAAGCAGTTCCCAAGGCCACCGTCCAGCAGGGTCAGCAGGCATGCCCGGACCGGGGCCAGGCCCGGGCTGCTCTGGGCTTTGTCTCTTCGTGTCTTGAAACCTCAAGAGGTCACTTGATCTTGCCTCTGGCTCTGAGCAAGAAGAGGCCCTC is drawn from Myotis daubentonii chromosome 3, mMyoDau2.1, whole genome shotgun sequence and contains these coding sequences:
- the AHDC1 gene encoding transcription factor Gibbin isoform X1, producing MRVKPQGLVVTSSAVCSSPDYLREPKYYPSGPPTPRPLLPTRPPASPPDKAFAHTFSENPHPPPRRDPSTRRPPVLAKGDNLLPPRAARPVSQAHCPTPAGDGSSSQRHWDNGRVNLRPVVQLIDIMKDLTRLSQDLQHSGVHLDCGGLRLSRPPAPPPGDLQYSFFSSPSLANSIRSPEERPTPHAKPERPSHPLYEPEPEPRDSPQPSQGHSPGAAAAATGLPPEPEPDGPDYSELADADILNELASLTCPEAQLLEAQALEPPSPEPEPQLLDPQPRFLDPQALEPLGEALELPPLQPLADPLGLPSLSLQALDTLPDSLESQLLDPQGLDPLPKLLDVPGRRLEPQQPLGPCPLAEPLHLDLCSPHGPPGAEGLPKYALRRTDRPKILCRRRKAGRGRKADAGPEGRLLPLPMPTGMAAALAEPPPPPPPPPPALPGPGPELEPDSSQNPMIPARKTKCRGVRRMVVKMAKIPVSLGRRNKTTYKVSSLSSSLSVEGKELGLRVSAEPTPLLKMKNNGRNVVVVFPPGEMPIILKRKRGRPPKNLLLGPGKPKEPAVVAAEAATVAAATMAMPEVKKRRRRKQKLASPQPSYAADANDSKAEYSDVLAKLAFLNRQSQCAGRCSPPRCWTPSEPESVHQAPDTQSISHFLHRVQGFRRRGGKAGGFGGRGGSHAAKAARCSFSDFFEGIGKKKKVVAVAAAGVGGPGLTELGHPRKRGRGEVDALTGKPKRKRRSRKNGTLFPEQVPSGPGFGEAGAEWAGDKGGGWALHHGHPGGQAGRNCGFQGTEARAFASTGLESGTSGRGSYYSTGTPAGQNELSQERQNLFTGYFRSLLDSDDSSDLLDFALSASRPGPESRKTSGTYAGPPTSALPAQRGLATFPSRGAKASPVAVGSSGPGADPSFQPVLPARQTFPPGRAGSYGITPATSDCRAAETFPKLAPPPSAVARSPTTHPPANTYTPQYGGYGAGQSVFAPAKPFTGQDCANSKDCSFAYGSGNSLPASPSSAHSAGYAPQPTGGPCLPPSKASFFNSSEGAAFSGSAPTPLRCDSRASTVSPGGYMVPKGTTASAASSSSSSFQPSPENCRQFVGASQWPFRQGYGGLDWASEAFSQLYNPGFDCHVSEPNVILDISNYTPQKVKQQTAMSETFSESSSDSTQFNQPVGGGFRRANSEASSSEGQSSLSSLEKLMMDWNEASSAPGYNWNQSVLFQSSSKPGRGRRKKVDLFEASHLGFPSSASAAASGYPSKRSTGPRQPRGGRGGGACSAKKERGGAAAKAKFIPKPQPVNPLFQDSPDLGLDYYSGDSSMSPLPSQSRAFGVGERDPCDFMGPYSMNPSTPSDGTFGQGFHCDSPSLGAPELDGKHFPPLAHPPTVFDAGLQKAYSPTCSPTLGFKEELRPPPTKLAACEPLKHGLQGASLGHAAAAQAHLSCRDLPLGQPHYDSPSCKGTAYWYPPGSAARSPPYEGKVGTGLLADFLGRTEAACLSAPHLASPPATPKADKEPLEMGRPPGPPRGPAVAAAGYGCPLLSDLTLSPVPRDSLLPLQDTTYRYPGFMPQAHPGLGGGPKSGFLGPMAEPHPEDTFTVTSL
- the AHDC1 gene encoding transcription factor Gibbin isoform X2, which produces MRVKPQGLVVTSSAVCSSPDYLREPNLANSIRSPEERPTPHAKPERPSHPLYEPEPEPRDSPQPSQGHSPGAAAAATGLPPEPEPDGPDYSELADADILNELASLTCPEAQLLEAQALEPPSPEPEPQLLDPQPRFLDPQALEPLGEALELPPLQPLADPLGLPSLSLQALDTLPDSLESQLLDPQGLDPLPKLLDVPGRRLEPQQPLGPCPLAEPLHLDLCSPHGPPGAEGLPKYALRRTDRPKILCRRRKAGRGRKADAGPEGRLLPLPMPTGMAAALAEPPPPPPPPPPALPGPGPELEPDSSQNPMIPARKTKCRGVRRMVVKMAKIPVSLGRRNKTTYKVSSLSSSLSVEGKELGLRVSAEPTPLLKMKNNGRNVVVVFPPGEMPIILKRKRGRPPKNLLLGPGKPKEPAVVAAEAATVAAATMAMPEVKKRRRRKQKLASPQPSYAADANDSKAEYSDVLAKLAFLNRQSQCAGRCSPPRCWTPSEPESVHQAPDTQSISHFLHRVQGFRRRGGKAGGFGGRGGSHAAKAARCSFSDFFEGIGKKKKVVAVAAAGVGGPGLTELGHPRKRGRGEVDALTGKPKRKRRSRKNGTLFPEQVPSGPGFGEAGAEWAGDKGGGWALHHGHPGGQAGRNCGFQGTEARAFASTGLESGTSGRGSYYSTGTPAGQNELSQERQNLFTGYFRSLLDSDDSSDLLDFALSASRPGPESRKTSGTYAGPPTSALPAQRGLATFPSRGAKASPVAVGSSGPGADPSFQPVLPARQTFPPGRAGSYGITPATSDCRAAETFPKLAPPPSAVARSPTTHPPANTYTPQYGGYGAGQSVFAPAKPFTGQDCANSKDCSFAYGSGNSLPASPSSAHSAGYAPQPTGGPCLPPSKASFFNSSEGAAFSGSAPTPLRCDSRASTVSPGGYMVPKGTTASAASSSSSSFQPSPENCRQFVGASQWPFRQGYGGLDWASEAFSQLYNPGFDCHVSEPNVILDISNYTPQKVKQQTAMSETFSESSSDSTQFNQPVGGGFRRANSEASSSEGQSSLSSLEKLMMDWNEASSAPGYNWNQSVLFQSSSKPGRGRRKKVDLFEASHLGFPSSASAAASGYPSKRSTGPRQPRGGRGGGACSAKKERGGAAAKAKFIPKPQPVNPLFQDSPDLGLDYYSGDSSMSPLPSQSRAFGVGERDPCDFMGPYSMNPSTPSDGTFGQGFHCDSPSLGAPELDGKHFPPLAHPPTVFDAGLQKAYSPTCSPTLGFKEELRPPPTKLAACEPLKHGLQGASLGHAAAAQAHLSCRDLPLGQPHYDSPSCKGTAYWYPPGSAARSPPYEGKVGTGLLADFLGRTEAACLSAPHLASPPATPKADKEPLEMGRPPGPPRGPAVAAAGYGCPLLSDLTLSPVPRDSLLPLQDTTYRYPGFMPQAHPGLGGGPKSGFLGPMAEPHPEDTFTVTSL